ttacattaatgtccctaccgcccggcaggagggcggcagggggccggccgccccgcagccgggcggtaggggtataaatttgtaaattatgaaaccgaaaatatatttatgtaaaaaacgattttgaaaaatataaaaataaaaaaacgcttGGCCACGGCCTCTCGTGCATGAGCCGATGCTGCTGCGGTTGGGCCTTTGGGCCCGTTGCTGGAGTGACGGACCGGACGGTTGATAGACCGAACAAACGCTTGTGAATGTCTGGACTTTCCagttttcgttttttttttcacgTTTTCAGAGAAACACACTATTTCCCTCAAAGGAAAAATGATAAACAAATATTTAGCACGCAGTTTACCTCACGTTTTTTTTTCACGGGTTTCTAACGTAGCATTGGTGATAATCCGAAATCTTTTGGAAGCCCTTTGAAATCGGACAAGCAGCTTCCCATAAAAGTGAACCCATTTAGCCCGCACACAGTACAACAGGACTTGAGCAAAAGCAACAGGGCACACTCTCCCCTTTGCACCCTTCATACACGATCCATCGGCAGATCATGGGAATGATCAGAGCAGCACAAGAGACGTCAAGCCGCTAGCCGGCCGGCAGCCCAGATCCCCCGAAAAGCAGGCAGTAAATGTCTGGTTTTGCAAAGGCGAAGGGTTAGAAATTCAATTTTATAGTTCAGGGATGATGTGATCTACCATTGATAGGTTGAGAGGTTATAGACTCTTTCCGGCAGCGGCCAATCAATCCATCGTCTCCACTGCAGAACCTGGCCTGCCACTCACACAGCCTCTCGCCACCAAGCCGGTATGCGTGCACCAACTCGAAACAAACCAATCCAATCCCCTCCTACCATGTAGTGTAACGCGTGCCGTTTGCCGCTGCACGCGCGCGTGATCGATCTTCCACTCCGCCTCCACTCCCGCCTCACGCGACATCGCATTTTCGCGTGCTCCCCGCCCAGCTTGCCTCATACTGATCGCCGCGCTGTAGTGCTCGTGccacattgcattgcattgcattgcatccccAAAATCCTCCACCAGTAATGCATTCATCGCCATCATCGTCACAGTCGATTCGGGAAAAGGATCGGAAGATCATAGATATACGAGAATGGAGAGCGAGGGACTTTTTCACAAACCCTACTAGATGCATGGATCGTGGTCAACTCCACTCCAACCCCAGAATCCTCATGGTCGGCAAAACCAAGCCATGGATCTGGACGTCTAAGCAACGTCCATGGATTACATATGCTAGATGCGATCGATCATGTCGAGTGAAGCCGCGCTGGAGTACGCGTGAACGTTTGGTACGTCACGGTCATGGCGCCCGGGAAGGCCTCGGCCGCCCGGCTCCGGCAGGCGAGGCCCAGGGGCTCcacggcgtcggcgaccgccgACCATACCCAGGCGGCGTCAATGGCTTGAGGAGTGCGCTCCTTGGTGCCGTAGCAGACGGAGACGGAGACCGTGGCCGGGCGGAACACGGCGACGGCCTTGCCGATGGACGCGagcgcgccggcgtcggcgccgccgcgctcgtagCTGGCGTAGCTGTGCCCGTCCTCGGGGGTGACGTGCACGGTGGCGTAGCACGCGCCGTCCAGCGCGTTCATCGAGTAACCGCAGGGCGCGAACGCGTACCCGAAGACGACCGAGCGCGGGTTGATCACGCCGCCGAGACCCGACGCCGCCGTCATCGCGTCGCCGGTGGCGTGGCTGGTCCGCAGGGCGTCGCGGGGGGTCAGGAAGAACCGCCTGGCCAGCGTGCGGTCCAGCTCGGTCATGCACACCTCCACGGTGAAATGCGTCACGCCGTTGAAGtcgtggtcgtcgtcgtcgtcggaggttgACGCCGTGTACACGTGCCACCTATGCCGGCAGTCATCGGGCGGCATCATGACGCTGGAGCGGCGGAAGCGGAGGCCGCTCGGGACGGCGCCGTCGAGGTAGCGCACCTCGTCGGCGAAGTCGGCGTGCGGGAACGGCTGCGCCTCGGGGAAGAGGAACGAGCCGCGCGAGTACCGGCACGACCGGAGCGCGAGCccgagctcgtcgccggcggcgcggagcaggACCGGCACGGCGCGGAGCAGCCGCGTGGCGCCGCACGTCTTGAGGATGGCCCGGGAAGGGTACACGAACAGGCTCGACTCCGAGAGCACGTACGCGTCGAACGCCGCGTTCCCCGCCGCCGACACCACGGTGCACTGCACGGCCTCCAGCGCCTCCCGGAGCGCGCCCACCGGCAGCAGCCGGAGCCCGTGctgcgcccgcgcgccgccacacCTCGGCAGTGAGAACACGAGCTCCAGCCGCTTCTCGTAGCCCTCGAACCCAGAAGAAGCCATTGATCGATAGCTGAACACGTGGCTAACACACACTGTACGTCCTCTGGTGTGGAGCAATGGAGTGTGGAGTGGTGCTGCACTGTTGCATGCAAGCTAAGGAATGGTGAGAGGGAGGATTGGAAGCGGTGAAATGAAGGGTTTTTATAGTGGAGGTGAAATGTTTTTTTATGCCTGTCTGTAGAAAGAGGGTTGAGTGAAGCTTAGCATGCGCATTAGGCAACAATGGTAATGATTGTGAGCATTATGGTGGAGGGAGAAGGTGAAGTTTCATGCCCTCCGTAGTGGTGCCGGGCAAGCTGCACGCCAAGTCGCCAACATGCCTTGATGTCTAGTGGATACGAGGAATGAGGGGTGGCAGAGAGTAATCTGTGGGGAACATTTGCGCGACTGAAAGTAGTGGCGGATTTAGAAAAATTCCCTTGATGCTTGCACACTAAAGGCACAAGttcaatcttactattactaattggaggctcc
The nucleotide sequence above comes from Panicum virgatum strain AP13 chromosome 3K, P.virgatum_v5, whole genome shotgun sequence. Encoded proteins:
- the LOC120700575 gene encoding S-adenosylmethionine decarboxylase proenzyme 4, with protein sequence MASSGFEGYEKRLELVFSLPRCGGARAQHGLRLLPVGALREALEAVQCTVVSAAGNAAFDAYVLSESSLFVYPSRAILKTCGATRLLRAVPVLLRAAGDELGLALRSCRYSRGSFLFPEAQPFPHADFADEVRYLDGAVPSGLRFRRSSVMMPPDDCRHRWHVYTASTSDDDDDHDFNGVTHFTVEVCMTELDRTLARRFFLTPRDALRTSHATGDAMTAASGLGGVINPRSVVFGYAFAPCGYSMNALDGACYATVHVTPEDGHSYASYERGGADAGALASIGKAVAVFRPATVSVSVCYGTKERTPQAIDAAWVWSAVADAVEPLGLACRSRAAEAFPGAMTVTYQTFTRTPARLHST